The Silene latifolia isolate original U9 population chromosome Y, ASM4854445v1, whole genome shotgun sequence sequence TGATGATATTAATTTTTGAAGGTAATTCTCGATACTTTTCTACCATATCCTTCGTCAAATTAGGCATGTCATCTTTGAAGATTTGTGTTTGTTTATAAATCCTGACTGTTATGAGCTTCTGCTACACAAAAGTGAAACAAGCTACTCCTATCTCAATACGTTGGCCTCCTTTTGACTTCAAATTTTCAGTAGTTTATTGTTGTTCATGTCTGATAAAAATATTGTTTTTTGTTCTAAGTTCGTTCAGAAGAGCTGTTTTTATGGAGGTGATGGAATCAGAAGAGATGTCAATGTGCTGAAGATTACGTTGtaagttttgatttttttaaatgattttgAAACTTCGTCTTGCTGGTTGTCTTTGATTCCAACCCGAGTATTGAAATACAATGGAGGGATGTGTGAGGCTTGTGGTTTGATGGTGTTGAACTTTCACCAAGTGCAGTGTAGGCTTGATTCGTGTAGGCTTGGATGCTATAATGGTTTAGCTGTAGTGTAGGCTTGGATGTTATGATGGTTTAGCTGTAGTGTAGGAATTTAAATTATGTAAACTCTAGCCTCCCACATATTTAACTCCACTGATGAACCAAACAAAATGACACTAAATAGTAAATCCTTAAAAATAAATATCACACCTCAACATTAGTACTGCGTAGGCTATCACGAAGAAATGGTTTGATGCCCTCCCCATGATTAGTGTTCATTAAACCTAGAGCATATAGAGCCCCGCCTTCAGAATAAGGACTGGACATGATGAGGTTGGATTATGTTCCAGGTATTTATTGAGGCAGAAATTAGTGCCCTTCAATCTCAAGGTGAAACGGATATCAATAAAGATAAAATCTACCTTGAAAAATGCGGCTTTAATAAGAAGGGGTTAGTTTTTGGTACTGAAGCCGCACGCGAGCATTACTTAGAACGCTCGGCTACTGGAAGTAGAGAGTCCAATAATATCGACCAGGATTATTCGCCCGGAATACTACCTCGACTTGTGAGCAAGAATGTTGAAACTGAGCTCCGCAACAAAGTGCTCGAAGACAAAGTACAAAGAATGGAGGCGTTTCTACAAGCAAAGTTTGGGTCTGACTTTGACCCAAATTGTGATAGTTCCAAAATCGAGACGACTTCAATGATGATGGTGGAAGTGGCAACTCGACATCAATCCCAACTAATTAGCTAGATTACTCCATAATAGCTAGACAACGAAATTGCTTAGCAAATTACGTATGGATTTTTTTTGAGGATGTTTTCAATGTATGTACTCTTTTAAATTTGCTAAATGAACAATTCCAAGTTTCTATATTGGTGGCTTCTGTAAAgtttattgtttaattgtttgATATCGTAACGAAATGGAGGAAAATGGATGCAGGAATGCTTGAATCTCCCATTTGTGTTTGCAacggaaattacaggttttgtgacAGCTATCCATTAATTAAAAAAGTCAATGCATTTGTGTTTGCAacggaaattacaggttttgtgacGGCTATCCATTAATTTAAAAAGTCAATTTGTTGACTTTTCCCTCTACTatgcaacggaaaacatttttTTTGCAACGGAAATCCGTCTCATAATTGACCAAACAGGTGCCGCGTGGACCTCATTTAAGCAACGGATCATTCGTTGCAAATAATATACGTCCGTTGCATAAAAATTAGCAACGCCGATCCGTTGCATATTTTTTCATTTGCAACGCCATATAAGCAACGCACCAGTTTGCAACGGATATCCGTTGCAAACTGTATATAAGCAACGGATTAGGGTTATTTCGCAACGGATTGGTCCGTTGCAAATAGgcctttttcttgtagtgaagactaggagtggtgagacaattttgcttaagattctttggtctaaccacgagactgaggaagctacatgggaggcagaggaggccatgagagagcgttaccctttcctttttgatcaggtatgtatggttacggggacgtaaccttgtttcttttagggggtaggagatgatcgcaaagagtttttaagagtttttataccctttttatgttgtgtcggtatggttgttgtcgttgagtcgggttgagtttgggttagtaacatgttttatgccGAGTTATGTTTTGGTTGtggagtcgggagtgttgtagtgtgtctttgttttgttgtggtttgaacttcggagacgaagttctttttaaggagggaagactgtaatactacggatttatgagtctctgggtactctatcgagtaggccgtactctgtcgagtaagggtgagttgcgtcttaacaatagtttctgacctgttgggtactcgatcgagtaacgtagatactcgatcgagtaaggggcactcgatcgagtacctcagctattcgatcgagtagccggtttacgggggacgatttgtcgggttttgttaataatgcgattaagtatataataacttccgccacatttctttaaacacttttaaaacctaattactttcaaaaagagaaatcaaactacgttcttcgcatcaatcgcattgttggcaaatcccggagcttggaaggtcggattttacctttctttataccgttgtactccttgcgtcgagggtaagctctatgtaccgtttttatagtatttcgttaaagttggttaaaccctaatattgggaattgggggttttgttgtattttgtgattggtagtgattatatgtttgtatgttaggaggaggattcgtaggggaagcgttttgatatcagctgtgagatcgtctgattgtgttgtgatttccaggtagggtttccctactcagtattagtcccatgatgtgttgattggtgtttgtgattgttgaatattatcatactcgtattgtgacgattgttggcTTTGATTGTCGGTTGTagctgtgattgattgtatctgtctgtgttcttcggggtgcgtccctggctgagtggagtcacttgcgggagtggcttcacgcccatgattcgccttctgtggaacccgccacagaagggatgtgcacattaatggatttgggtttatcgctcgatggagatgagcggggcttaggtgggaacggttgcggtccccagcggcggagtgactgttgcgatgggcactctggcagggctacacactttagtgtgtagtcaggattgtggagttgggtttggagttcggagaataACTGTGAtaattgagctgtttgttttactgtgttgttggtttatataaattgtgtgattagtctcgatccgtttaatgttttaaaatcgtggtgatccattcggggatggtgagcagttattgagcaggtatgagtcgagttactgggatagctgggatgtgccaccgtctgatgatagaagtcttccgttgtagcttagtagtttaataaacatttcagttagttgttagacagttggtttgagaacttgtattcgtattttggttttggttttggttttggattgtaacctttcgctaaagtattactatttaaatgttatttcgttttgtctatttgatcatcattgcctcaggtaaccgagatggtagcatccttatacctgagtggtcctggtaaggcacttggagtatgggggtgttacatagctGCTCTGGATGAATAACCTGGTCAGAAAGCCGAGCTCTATTTCTAGCCAGCCAAATAGAATGGACCAGCTTAATGTGACAACTGGTAACAAACTTCCTGACCAGCAGACTAAGTCTTCTTCCACATCTATACCACTGAGTAAGCTTCCTGGGATCAAAGTGAATACCAAGATATGACTGCAAAAGGTAAACACATCTGGTGCTAAAAGGGCAATCAAAGAAAAGGTGAAGATGGCTCTCATCAGCTCCTGCACAGATGTAACAACTCAGACCCTGATGACACCCCATTCTATTCATTCTATCACGGGTAAACAGCCTATTTTGAATCATTGCCCAGTAAATAAAGGAAGTTTTAGGAATGTTCAGATTATTCCAACAAACCCTCCACCAGTGAACTTGAGGAAGGGAAGGCCTGAGCCACCTATACCCCTCTTGCACACTGTAATCTTTTATGGTACCATTCCACTTGTCATTAACATAAGCTGACCTGAAAATACCCATGAGGTGAGCAATTTTCTTCCAAGTCCAGCTGCAATCAGTTGGGGGTGTGTAAATAGTCCAATGAGTccctttcatatacacatgatTTATCCATTTTACCCACAGATGGTCTTTCTTATTGGCAATCCACCAAATATACTTCCCCAGGATGGCTTTGTTCCAAACTTTAGTAGCTTTAAAACCTAAGCCACCCTCAGATTTAGACCTGCAGCATTGATCCCAGTGGATAGCAGGTGCTCTTAGGTATAGGTCATTGCCACCCCATAAGAAGTTTCTACAGATAGCATCAATCTTGCTCATTATACAGTTGGGAATGAGGAAAATATTCGACCAATAAGAGTGAAGGGATTGTAGAACAGAGGTGACCAAAGTCAGCCGTCCAGTATAGGATAAGTGTTTGGCCCCCCCAAGCTCTTATCCTAGCCAC is a genomic window containing:
- the LOC141631929 gene encoding uncharacterized protein LOC141631929; the encoded protein is MEYLSRILTVVGQQSDFKFHPLCSHLKLNHLLFADDLLLFAKGNASSIMWILRAFATFSAASGLQLNKDKSEIYFNGVQHNTQQDILQVSGNFLWGGNDLYLRAPAIHWDQCCRSKSEGGLGFKATKVWNKAILGKYIWWIANKKDHLWVKWINHVYMKGTHWTIYTPPTDCSWTWKKIAHLMGIFRSAYVNDKWNGTIKDYSVQEGYRWLRPSLPQVHWWRELMRAIFTFSLIALLAPDVFTFCSHILVFTLIPGSLLSGYSSRAAM